In a genomic window of Streptomyces koelreuteriae:
- a CDS encoding FG-GAP repeat protein, protein MSARFRSRRGRLAIATGLVLLTGALAVPAAHAAPPSATPNAERPRDDFNGDGYADLATAAPSATVAGKKGAGYVAVLYGTANGLSTTNRQVFSQNSAGVPGDAEKDDAFGSALGTADLDRDGYADLVVGVGGEDTADGGAESGLVEVLWGGPKGLSGSAVVATGKEYDSLGSRGRLTVGDVDGDGAADLVTVENQFYLRVVSGPFTRDGATAREDQILKDEFDTRVLDLATGDVNGDGVTDIAATQNDGDEWDARRVVYWPGSRQGLKPYLTVEGADGHRLQGGENLDVGDIDQDGVDDIVVGRAVTGYDSDLDNPAVKGGRVTWIPGTPNGPDGTRAAHLNQDSPGVPGAAEAGDGFGTDVRVADVNGDGYPDVATGLPGEDLDGLADAGAVVVLRGSAKGLTGTGAQVVTQNTPNVPGAAEKGDAFGSAVHLADANHDGLADLAAGAAGENAKAGSVWYFRSGPKTVVSPNGTTTFGNTLLGTTPTDARLGTLFAD, encoded by the coding sequence ATGAGCGCGCGCTTCCGCTCCCGCCGCGGCCGGCTCGCCATCGCCACCGGCCTCGTCCTCCTCACGGGCGCCCTCGCGGTCCCCGCCGCCCACGCCGCGCCCCCGAGCGCCACGCCGAACGCCGAGCGTCCGCGTGACGACTTCAACGGCGACGGCTACGCCGACCTCGCCACGGCCGCCCCGTCCGCGACCGTCGCCGGTAAGAAGGGCGCCGGTTATGTCGCCGTGCTCTACGGCACGGCGAACGGGCTGTCCACGACGAACCGGCAGGTCTTCAGCCAGAACTCGGCCGGTGTGCCCGGCGACGCCGAGAAGGACGACGCCTTCGGCAGCGCGCTCGGCACCGCCGACCTCGACCGCGACGGGTACGCGGACCTGGTCGTCGGTGTGGGCGGCGAGGACACGGCCGACGGCGGCGCCGAATCCGGCCTGGTCGAGGTCCTGTGGGGCGGCCCGAAGGGGTTGTCCGGCAGCGCCGTGGTGGCCACCGGCAAGGAGTACGACAGCCTCGGCAGCCGGGGCCGTCTGACCGTCGGGGACGTCGACGGCGACGGTGCCGCGGACCTGGTGACCGTGGAGAACCAGTTCTATCTGCGCGTGGTGAGCGGCCCGTTCACCCGGGACGGCGCCACGGCCCGTGAGGATCAGATCCTGAAGGACGAGTTCGACACCCGCGTCCTCGACCTGGCCACCGGCGACGTCAACGGCGACGGTGTCACCGACATCGCCGCCACCCAGAACGACGGCGACGAGTGGGACGCCCGCCGGGTCGTGTACTGGCCGGGCTCCCGGCAGGGACTGAAGCCGTACCTCACCGTGGAAGGCGCCGACGGCCACCGGCTCCAGGGCGGCGAGAACCTCGACGTCGGGGACATCGACCAGGACGGCGTCGACGACATCGTGGTGGGCCGGGCCGTCACCGGGTACGACAGCGACCTCGACAACCCCGCCGTCAAGGGCGGCCGGGTCACCTGGATCCCGGGCACCCCGAACGGACCGGACGGCACCAGGGCCGCGCACCTCAACCAGGACAGCCCCGGGGTGCCGGGCGCCGCCGAGGCGGGCGACGGCTTCGGGACCGACGTCCGCGTCGCCGACGTCAACGGCGACGGCTACCCGGACGTGGCGACCGGGCTGCCCGGTGAGGACCTGGACGGCCTGGCCGACGCGGGCGCGGTCGTCGTGCTGCGCGGCAGCGCGAAGGGGCTCACCGGCACCGGCGCCCAGGTGGTCACGCAGAACACGCCCAACGTGCCGGGCGCCGCCGAGAAGGGCGACGCCTTCGGCTCGGCCGTGCACCTCGCCGACGCGAACCACGACGGCCTGGCCGACCTGGCCGCCGGCGCGGCGGGGGAGAACGCCAAGGCCGGGTCCGTCTGGTACTTCAGGTCCGGCCCGAAGACCGTCGTGAGCCCGAACGGCACCACGACCTTCGGCAACACGCTCCTCGGCACCACCCCCACGGACGCTCGGCTCGGTACGCTCTTCGCCGACTGA
- a CDS encoding alkaline phosphatase D family protein translates to MTAGSPDRRRFLTAGAAVLGAAASAQLWLPAAARAAETPLPDGVFSLGVSSGDPLPDGIVLWTRLAPDPLNGGGMPDRVVPVEWQLAEDHRFRKLVRRGTAQARPEYGHSVHVDVRGLRADRRYWYRFRTSGQLSPVGRTRTAPHPHSSGGSLRMALASCQNWQHGYFTPYADMLDQDPDIVVFVGDYIYESTPSATALRRHEGTGEPFSLVQYRNRYAQYRTDPDLAAMHAGAPFVVSFDDHEVDNDFAGEIPQDPDKQPHDAFVARLTAAYQAFYEHMPVRATAVPDGPHIRMHRRLEFGRLARLNVLDTRQYRSDQATSQAGAQDPSLTMLGAQQKRWLLDGLKDSPARWNLIASQIMMAETDLKVGEGKLWFYDAWDGYQAERNQFSQEFKQVRNPVVLSGDRHLTMISDLKEDYADPDSAVVGAEFVGTSISSNGDQDQEAFRREWDPRRPDNPHWKLLDAHRGYHLFDIDRDGIDAQVRVVDTVRQPTSVPSTLAKLRVEAGRPGVEVV, encoded by the coding sequence ATGACAGCAGGATCGCCCGACCGACGCCGCTTTCTGACCGCCGGCGCCGCGGTGCTCGGCGCCGCCGCCTCCGCCCAGCTGTGGCTCCCGGCCGCCGCCCGCGCGGCCGAGACGCCGCTCCCCGACGGTGTGTTCAGCCTCGGCGTCTCCTCAGGTGACCCGCTGCCTGACGGCATAGTGCTGTGGACCAGGCTCGCCCCCGACCCGCTGAACGGCGGGGGCATGCCCGACCGGGTGGTGCCGGTGGAGTGGCAGCTTGCGGAGGACCACCGGTTCAGAAAGCTCGTCCGCCGGGGCACCGCCCAGGCCCGGCCCGAGTACGGGCACAGCGTTCACGTGGACGTACGCGGGCTGCGCGCGGACCGCAGGTACTGGTACCGCTTCCGCACCAGCGGGCAGCTCTCACCCGTCGGCCGCACCCGCACCGCGCCCCACCCGCACAGCTCCGGTGGCTCCCTGCGCATGGCTCTCGCGTCCTGCCAGAACTGGCAGCACGGCTATTTCACGCCATACGCAGACATGCTCGATCAGGACCCCGACATCGTGGTCTTCGTCGGCGACTACATCTACGAGTCCACGCCCTCGGCGACGGCCCTGCGGCGGCACGAGGGCACCGGTGAGCCGTTCAGCCTCGTCCAGTACCGCAACCGGTACGCGCAGTACCGCACCGACCCGGACCTCGCGGCGATGCACGCGGGCGCGCCCTTCGTGGTGAGCTTCGACGACCACGAGGTGGACAACGACTTCGCGGGCGAGATCCCGCAGGACCCCGACAAACAGCCGCACGACGCGTTCGTGGCCCGGCTGACCGCGGCCTACCAGGCCTTCTACGAGCACATGCCGGTCCGCGCCACCGCCGTCCCCGACGGGCCGCACATCCGGATGCACCGCCGCCTGGAGTTCGGCCGCCTCGCCCGGCTCAACGTCCTGGACACCCGGCAGTACCGCAGCGACCAGGCCACCAGCCAGGCCGGCGCCCAGGACCCGTCGCTGACCATGCTGGGCGCGCAGCAGAAGCGGTGGCTGCTCGACGGGCTCAAGGACTCGCCCGCCCGCTGGAACCTGATCGCCTCCCAGATCATGATGGCCGAGACGGACCTCAAGGTCGGCGAGGGCAAGCTCTGGTTCTACGACGCCTGGGACGGCTACCAGGCCGAACGCAACCAGTTCTCCCAGGAGTTCAAGCAGGTCCGCAACCCCGTGGTGCTCTCCGGGGACCGGCATCTGACGATGATCAGCGACCTCAAGGAGGACTACGCCGACCCGGACTCCGCGGTCGTCGGCGCCGAGTTCGTCGGCACGTCCATCTCCAGCAACGGCGACCAGGACCAGGAGGCGTTCCGCAGGGAGTGGGACCCGCGCCGCCCCGACAACCCGCACTGGAAGCTGCTCGACGCCCACCGCGGCTACCACCTCTTCGACATCGACCGCGACGGCATCGACGCGCAGGTGAGGGTGGTCGACACCGTGCGGCAGCCGACCTCGGTGCCGAGCACGCTGGCGAAGCTGCGGGTCGAGGCGGGCCGGCCGGGCGTCGAGGTGGTCTGA
- a CDS encoding bifunctional cytidylyltransferase/SDR family oxidoreductase gives MSQHIAKPRTTAVILAGGTGQRVGLSIPKQLLKIAGKAVIEHTLTTFENADSIDDVIVLMAQGYVPDVEKIVAKAGFKKVSKVIEGGSTRNETTERAIAALGEGLAEGEDANVLFHDAVRPLLSQRVIDDCVVALERFQAVDVAIPSADTIIVTRTHGEDGEFITEIPDRSRLRRGQTPQAFKLSTIKRAYEVASNDPNFQATDDCSVVLKYLPDVPIHVVAGDEYNMKVTQPVDVFIADKLFQLASTAAPEQVSEEAYRELLTGKTMVVFGGSYGIGKDIGELAESYGAKVYALGRSTTGTHVENPEEVDDALSKAYAETGRIDYVVNTAGVLRIGKLAETDNATIEEALKVNYLAPVQIARSSYKYLSETKGQLLLYTSSSYTRGRAEYSLYSSTKAAMVNLTQALSDEWAGDGVRVNCINPERTATPMRTKAFGQEPSGSLLSSEAVARTSLDVLLSELTGHVIDVRQQDPTAGAARASGFEQALATVLDRQDGV, from the coding sequence GTGTCCCAGCACATAGCCAAGCCCCGTACCACCGCAGTGATCCTGGCTGGTGGTACCGGTCAGCGCGTTGGTCTGTCGATCCCCAAGCAGCTGCTGAAGATCGCCGGCAAGGCAGTCATCGAGCACACGCTGACCACCTTCGAGAACGCCGACTCGATCGACGACGTCATCGTGCTGATGGCGCAGGGCTACGTGCCCGACGTCGAGAAGATCGTGGCCAAGGCCGGATTCAAGAAGGTCTCGAAGGTCATCGAGGGCGGCTCCACGCGGAACGAGACCACCGAGCGCGCCATCGCCGCCCTCGGTGAGGGCCTGGCCGAGGGCGAGGACGCCAACGTCCTCTTCCACGACGCCGTGCGCCCCCTGCTGTCGCAGCGCGTCATCGACGACTGCGTCGTCGCGCTGGAGCGCTTCCAGGCCGTCGACGTGGCCATCCCGTCCGCGGACACCATCATCGTCACGCGCACGCACGGCGAGGACGGCGAGTTCATCACCGAGATCCCGGACCGCTCCCGGCTGCGCCGCGGCCAGACCCCGCAGGCCTTCAAGCTGTCCACGATCAAGCGTGCCTACGAGGTCGCCTCGAACGACCCCAACTTCCAGGCCACCGACGACTGCTCCGTCGTGCTCAAGTACCTGCCGGACGTGCCGATCCACGTCGTCGCGGGTGACGAGTACAACATGAAGGTCACGCAGCCCGTCGACGTCTTCATCGCCGACAAGCTCTTCCAGCTCGCCTCGACCGCCGCGCCGGAGCAGGTCTCCGAGGAGGCCTACCGCGAGCTCCTCACCGGCAAGACCATGGTCGTCTTCGGCGGCTCCTACGGCATCGGCAAGGACATCGGCGAGCTCGCCGAGTCCTACGGCGCCAAGGTCTACGCGCTCGGCCGCTCCACCACCGGCACCCACGTGGAGAACCCGGAGGAGGTCGACGACGCGCTGTCCAAGGCGTACGCCGAGACCGGCCGCATCGACTACGTGGTGAACACCGCGGGCGTGCTGCGCATAGGCAAGCTCGCCGAGACCGACAACGCCACCATCGAGGAGGCGCTGAAGGTCAACTACCTGGCCCCGGTCCAGATCGCCCGCTCCTCGTACAAGTACCTGTCCGAGACCAAGGGCCAGCTGCTGCTGTACACCTCCAGCAGCTACACCCGCGGCCGCGCCGAGTACAGCCTGTACTCCTCGACCAAGGCCGCCATGGTGAACCTCACCCAGGCCCTGTCCGACGAGTGGGCCGGCGATGGTGTCCGCGTCAACTGCATCAACCCCGAGCGCACCGCCACCCCCATGCGCACCAAGGCCTTCGGCCAGGAGCCCTCGGGTTCCCTGCTGTCGTCCGAGGCCGTGGCCCGCACCTCGCTCGACGTGCTGCTGTCCGAGCTGACCGGCCACGTCATCGACGTCCGCCAGCAGGACCCGACGGCCGGCGCGGCCCGGGCGTCCGGCTTCGAGCAGGCGCTCGCCACGGTTCTGGACCGGCAGGACGGCGTGTAA